The following coding sequences lie in one Nakaseomyces glabratus chromosome K, complete sequence genomic window:
- the APN1 gene encoding DNA-(apurinic or apyrimidinic site) lyase APN1 (CAGL0K11528g~Ortholog(s) have 3'-tyrosyl-DNA phosphodiesterase activity, DNA-(apurinic or apyrimidinic site) lyase activity, double-stranded DNA 3'-5' exodeoxyribonuclease activity and role in base-excision repair): protein MSTFARSTVSKYKFGAHMSGAGGISNSVTNAFNAGCNSFAMFLKSPRKWVSPAFTQEEIAKFKENCEKYGYNPLTDILPHGQYFINLANPDPEKAEKSYESFIDDLTRCEQLGVGLYNFHPGSTLKGDHDEQLKQLASYINKALGETKFVKIVLENMAGTGNLVGSDLTDLRKVIDMVTDKSRIGVCIDTCHTFAAGYDIQSKDAFDKFWKDFDDIIGYKYLASVHLNDSKAPLGANRDLHEKLGEGYLGLDFFRNLAHYDHLKGIPIVLETPQPDDAGYAKEVKLLEWLETIEDGDTDKLKEMEAKNEELQKLGEKSRKEQMSKFEKKKTTTTKKRKATGAADITAQLKKAKK from the coding sequence ATGAGTACGTTTGCAAGATCAACAGTGTCGAAGTACAAATTCGGGGCACACATGTCTGGTGCTGGAGGCATCTCAAACAGTGTTACCAATGCATTCAATGCCGGGTGCAACTCATTTGCAATGTTCTTGAAGTCCCCTAGAAAATGGGTATCTCCAGCATTCACACAGGAAGAGATCGCAAAGTTCAAAGAGAATTGTGAGAAATATGGTTACAACCCATTGACTGACATACTACCACATGGACAGTATTTCATAAACCTTGCAAATCCTGATCCCGAAAAAGCAGAGAAGAGTTATGAATCTTTCATCGATGATCTTACAAGATGTGAACAACTTGGTGTTGGTTTGTACAACTTTCATCCTGGTTCCACTTTGAAAGGTGATCACGATGAGCAATTAAAACAGTTAGCGTCATATATCAATAAGGCGTTAGGTGAGACGAAGTTTGTCAAGATTGTGCTAGAGAATATGGCTGGTACCGGTAATCTAGTTGGCAGTGATCTTACTGATCTGAGGAAAGTGATCGATATGGTCACTGATAAGTCACGAATTGGTGTCTGTATAGACACATGCCATACCTTTGCAGCAGGCTACGATATTCAGAGCAAAGACGCCTTCGACAAGTTCTGGAAAGATTTTGACGACATTATTGGCTATAAATACTTAGCATCTGTGCATCTTAATGACTCCAAAGCTCCACTGGGTGCTAACAGAGATCTACATGAAAAACTGGGTGAAGGATACTTGGGTTTAGATTTCTTTAGAAACCTGGCTCATTACGATCATTTGAAAGGCATACCAATTGTTCTGGAGACCCCACAACCTGACGACGCGGGATATGCCAAGGAGGTTAAACTTCTTGAATGGTTAGAGACCATTGAAGATGGTGATACTGACAAGttaaaagaaatggaagCTAAAAACGAAGAACTGCAAAAACTAGGTGAAAAGTCCAGGAAAGAACAAAtgtcaaaatttgaaaagaagaagactaCGACTACTAAGAAAAGGAAAGCGACAGGCGCAGCAGATATCACAGCGCAGTTGAAAAAagccaaaaaataa